The genomic segment TATAGTGCGCCTCTACAGAGGTGCAGGCAAGAGCGTAAATTCCTACTAAAATTAAGGAATATACCTGTAGTAAGGACTTAGCGTTTTTTGTGAGGCTATTCGGTGCGGGTGCGTTAACCCTCACCAATTGTTTACGACGCAGCCCGTAATAAACGTTTGTGCTGCTGCCATCTATCCTGTGCCATATTTATCATAGTGTGAGTTCTGTGTAGGTAGAGTTATGACCACCTTTGCCGCATCCACAACTGCCTTTGATCCATCCCGCGCCATCCTGCGTCCAGAACCTCCTTTGCCGTTGTTTCATATTCAGCAGACGATGTTCCTTGAACCACTGGTCTCACAGGGAGAAATCCTTCCCGAAACCTCCCTCCAAGTGATCACCATTGACGGTCAGCCCTATGCGTTCCTCACCCGTGAACTGATCATGTTCGATGTCGCCCAATTCGATCACCCCAAAGACCCTTGGATCGTCACCTTTTGCCCGATCTGCAATGCAGGTGCGTGTTTTTCCAGCCGAATTGGAGAGGAGCTATTTCACTTTGCCCTCGGCGGCATTTACAATGCGATGGCGATTATTCGAGATAAGGAAACGGGGTCGTATTGGGATCATATTCATGGGCGGGCGATGTACGGTCCCTCATTGGGAAAACAGCTTCCCTTCATGGGCGTGCTGCGCCACCTGATCGCCCGTGACGCGCTGCAAGAATTTCCCACCATTGTCATTGCTCGTGCGCCTCTCACCGACGAACACCGCGCAACAATGGCCGAATCGGAGGAATTTCGCACGGCGGCACAGCCCACGTGGTCACCACGCCTCACCAATACGCTTGTTCATGAGGACAACCGCCTCCCTCGTTATGATATGGGCTTGGGGGTGTGGCTGGAGACGCCGCAGCGGGTGGCGCGGTATTATTCGATTCTGACGATCAACGCCGCCGATAACGCCGTGATCGATACGATTGAGGGGCGCTCACTGCTTGTCTACTTTGATTTGGAAACAGGGATTCCCGACGCCTTTTTTACTGAAGCAACCTCGTTCAAGTGGATTGGGGAGCAGCTTCACTTAGACAATGGGGTAATCGTGGCAGAGGGGCGAGTCCGAGACAAGACAGGGAAGGGCGTTCGCGTGGAGCGCCCGCTGCAACTCTTTCAGCGCTGGTATGGCTTTGCCGCCATGTTCCCCAACTGCACCATTTACAGCAAAAACCAATGAGATCATCCCCTTCAGGCAAGGGTTTTTAGCCCCACCCATGGGGATTCTTTCAAAATGGTTGTGGTCAACCACTGGACAAAAAAGGGCGGGTCACTTGGTGACCCGCCCAAACCAGCGAGACAGCTTATTTATCGCCCGCCTCTGGCGCTTTGGACTTTCTGGTGCCCTTTTGGGGCGTTTCGGCATCGCCGTTTGTGCTGGCACTGCCGTTGCCTGTTGCCTCGCCTTCCTGTTTTGCTTTCAGTTCGGCAAGGATCGCTTCCTCTTGCGCTTTGAGTTCTTCCTCAGAGAGCTTGTATTTATCAAGATTCGAGTCGTCGCCTTCAATGGCAGCGAAGGGATCAACCGTCTGCTCTGCCTTCAGCGCCTCTTGTTCCGCCTTCAGCTTCGCAACCTCAGCGGGGTCGCTGCCGGCGGAGGGCGTGACGATACGCATACTGGGCGAGATCATTCCGCCGGGCATCATCGGTTGAGCGCCACTCGCCATCATTGCCAGTTGTTCTTCATAGGCAGCCATTAAATCGGGACGGCTGTGGATGTACCAGGCGGCTTTTGTGCCGCCAGCACGTTCGATGCTTTGCTGCACCCAACTATCGAGCGCATCTTCCATCGTCATGGTTGATTCTTGGGGGGTGGCAATCTGGAGCAGGCTTGCCTTCCCTGAACGGACGAGGAAACCACGTCCGGGGGGGAATTCCTCTTGCCCACCGCCGCGCACGCGCCCGCCAAGCTGCCCTGCCGATTCACCAGAGTCCAAGCCCACACCGAGGCGTGGAGCGAGGGCCTGCCGAATGAAATCATCCAGTTGGCGCATGATTCCTGAGGATGCCGAAAGGACGACATGGAAGCCATCCGTGCCATATTTGCGGGTGATGTCCGACATGTCTTTATAGAACGTGCTGCGGGAGGTGATCCCTGAGCCAAAGACATTGGTGAACTCATCGTAGTTATCGATGATCATGTAGATTTCGGGGCGCGGGTGGGTCTTGTAGTCCCGATCCTCGGTCATGTACTCTGTTTGGAGGTACTTAACGACGCGCTCCATCGCTTCTTGGGTTGCCACACACTCTAAGACATGGGGAATATCCGCCATCGTCTTGCGCCCACCATAACGGAACAGGCGTTGAGAGAAATCGACAAGAATGATCATGACCTCTTGCGGGGTGTACATGGTCGCCATGGAGAGCGCCCACGTCCGCAAGAAGGTTGTTTTCCCCGACAGCGGCGCTCCAAGCGTGACAAAGTGCGGTCCGCGTGCGGCGAGATCGACGGTCAAGGTGCTGAGATCGGAGTCCATCAAGCCCAGATGGGCGGCGACACGCGCTGGGCGCTTCGCCGGAAGGACACTGCGCAGCGGAATGACCGTCCGCAGCACGTCGATCTTGCTTGGCAAGGGTTGGTCGCCCCACGCCGCTTTCAGTTTGGCGATGAGCGCTGAGAGTTTCTTGTTGTCGTCTAAGCCTTCGGCACGTTCTTCTGCCGTCGCTTTGACGATCATAGCGACTTGCATTTCCAGCGGCGAACGATCCACGGCGATAAAGCCGCGCCCCGCCACTGGGGGCAAATCTCCAATCGGGCGTCCGACGATGCTGCTGTACTCGCCAAAATCACTCAACTTCAGGGACATGCGTTCCGTCAGCAGGCTATAGATTTTGCCGGGGACAGAGTTTGTCTGTTCCGCCGTGATCACCAGATGGAGACCGTTGGCACGAGCATCGCGCATCATGCTGATCAGTTCGACCATCTGCGGCTCATAGCTTTCCTTGAACTCGGCAAAGTTATCGCAGACGATCAACATCGCGGGAATTGCTTTGTCGGGGTTCTGGGCGTTGTAAGCGTAGAGATTTTCCGCCTTCGCCTCACTTAGCACCTGCTTGCGGTAGTCCAACTCGTTGGCGATTTTACGCATCATCCGCATGACGCGCTCATCTTGGGCGGGTTGGATCGAGGCGCCTACGTGGGGCAGTTCGGTCAGAATATCCAAGCCACGTCCGCCAAAGTCGAACATGTAGACTTGCAGTTCTGCCGGGCTGTGCGTTGCGCATAAGCCGGTGATCAGCGAACGGAGGAAGGTTGTTTTCCCGTAACCAGACGTGCCGAAGATCACGGCATGACCGCGTGTAAGATTCAAGTGCAGGTGAACTTGTTCGGCAGAAATTGGGTTATCGACCAAGCCGATGTTGATGCGCATCGCCTCGGTTTCCCAGTTGATGCCATGCCAGCCATTCCCGCCCTCGTTCCATTCGATCACCTGTGGGAGCAACGGCAGCAGTTTGTTCTTGGCAAAGTCTTTCACCAAGCGGTCTTGTGTCACCGTCAGAATTTCCGGCAGTGGATCGGGGTAGGGCTTTGGCTGTTTTTGGAATTCTTCGGGACTCTCCTGCTGCATGTGATGCATCATCAGCGTCAGCACGTCAGAGAGCGGCAGATCGCCACCGCTGGCGGCGAAGTCTTCCTCGTATTGTGGGTCTTTCAGATACTCTGGCAGCGGACCTCGGTAGGGACCTCCAGCACGGGCAACTTGCATCAATTCGATGTTGTCGTTGCCCACTTGGACAAACCCACGTCCGGGGATGCTGTTTGGCAGCGAGGCGGCGTCGGGGCGTTTCAACAACTCCCGCGAGTCCTCGCCAGATTCCACGCGGAGGCAGATGCGCCACTTCATGTTGGAGCGCATTTGGTCGGTGACGACACCCGCCGGGCGCTGCGTCGCCAAGATCAACGAGAGTCCCAGCGCACGTCCCAACCGCGTGATGGAGTCGAGGCTTGCCTTGAACTCTGGGTTTTCCTTCACCATTTCGGCAAATTCGTCCACAATCACAAAGAGGAAGGGGTAGGGCTTGTGCGTCTTGTCAAAGCCCTTTGAGCGGTATTCGACAATGTGCTTGGTGCGCTTTTCCGCCAACATGACCGAACGGCGGTTCATTTCCGCCCGCATTGCGGTGAAGGTACGCGCCCCGGCCGTCCCTTGCAAGTTCGTGATGATGTCTACGGCGTGGGGCAGTTTCTTGAAGGGGTCAAACGCCGTACCACCTTTGTAGTCGGCAAGGATGAAGTTCACTACTGAGGGGTCATAACGCATTGCCATGCCCGCCACCAGCGTTAACAGAAGTTCAGATTTCCCCGAACCGGTAGTCCCTGCCACCATCCCGTGTGAGCCGTCGGCGTTCGCCTCAAACTTCAGGCTGCGAACTTTGTTGCCCGTCACCAGCCCAATGGGGGCGACCATCCAATCAGCATTTTTGGGGATGGTGCTTTCGCGCCACCAATCTTCGATGGGGAATTTATCGACGGTATCGAACGTTGTGTTATAGAGCAGGGCGAACAATTCCGAGAGCGAGAGCGCCTTGACCAGATCGATGCTCAGCGGACGAGGTTTGCTACCCCACGCATCGCGCATTTTCAAAATGAGCTTGCTCAGCTTCTTCGTATCGTCCAGACCCGCTTGGGATTCTTCGGTGGTGACGATCATTGGCAAGGCAACGTGCATTTCCAGCGGCGTGTTTTCCAGCGCCACATAGCCACGTCCGGGAAGGTCGGGAAGCTGCATTGCCGCCCGCCCAACGACCATGCCATATTCGCCCACATCTGCCAGTTTGAAGGTCATCCGCTCCGTCAGTTGGTTGAACAGCTTGTTCGGGATCACCCCTGCCTGCTGTCCGGTGATGATGAAGTGAATACCATTTGAACGGGCGTCACGGATGATGGAGGTTAAGTCCGCCATCAGCGGTTCATAGTTCTCTTTGAACTCGGCAAAGTTATCGATCACCACCAAGATGGAGGGAATCGCTTTGTCGGGGTTCTGCGAGTTGTAGCGGTAGATGTTATCTGCACGCGCTTGGGAGAGGATCGTCTTGCGCACGTCCATTTCGTCGTTCAGACGACGCAGCAGGGCGGTGACGCGATCATCTTCGCTAGGGGCGACGGACGAGGCAACATGGGGCAGATCAGTGAGGACATCCAAGCCCTTGCCGCCAAAGTCCATCATGTAGACGTTCAGTTCTTGTGGGCTGTGCGTAGCGCACAGGGCGGTGACGATGCTCCGCATGAGGATCGTCTTGCCCCACCCAGACGCGCCGAAGATGGCGGCGTGTCCGCGTTGGAAGTCAAAGAGCAAGGGCAGCTGCCGTGCCTGCATGGGGTGGTCAACCAGACCAACCCGACAGCGCATGGCATCGTCCAGCCAATTGATCCCCTTCCATTCACCGCGCCCTTCCCACCAATCGTTGAGGGAGGGGACGAGCGGCAATAGGGGGTTATCCATGCTTTGGTGCGGGATTTCAGGATCGTTCAGGGCAAAGCGTGCTGGCAGCGGATCAGGGTAGGGTTTGATCTGCTTCGGCACTTCGTCGCTGTGTTCTTCTTGCAAGCGCTTCATCATCAGCGTCAGCAAGTCTGAGAGCGCCGGGGCGTTTTCCGCCGAACGGGTCTTTGTAGAGGTTTCTCCTTCTTCGCCCACTGTCTCACGCATGAACTGAGGGAGTGGTCCCAAGTAAGGTCCACCAGCGCGGGCAACCTGCATCAACTCGATGTTGTCGTTTCCCACCTGCAAGTAGGCGCGTCCGGGGATGCTGTTGGGAAGGAAGGCGGCGTCGGGACGCTTGAGCAACTCACGGGAGTCCTCGCCCGTCTCCACGCGGAGGCAGACACGCCACTTGATGTTCGCCCGCATTTGGTCGTTCACCACACCAGCGGGGCGCTGCGTCGCCAAAATCAGGGTCATGCCCAACGCCCGACCCAAGCGGGTAATTGAGTCCAAACTGGCGACGAATTCGGGGTTTTCTTTCACCATTTCAGCGAATTCGTCCACAATCACAAAGAGGAAGGGGAACGGCTCACGAGTGACGTGGAAGTTCTTTTTACGGAATTCCACAATGTGCTTGCAGCCCGCCCCTGCCAACATGACCGAACGGCGGTTCATCTCCGCCCGCATTGCCGTGAAGGTACGCGCACCTGCCGTCCCTTGCAAGTTCGTGATGATGTCTACGGCGTGCGGCAACCCTTTGAAGGGGTCAAACGCCGTACCACCTTTGTAGTCGGCAAGGATGAAGTTGACCACCGAGGGGTCATAGCGAAGCGCCATGCCCGCCACAAGGGTTAACAGAAGTTCGGATTTCCCCGAACCGGTGGTCCCTGCCACCATCCCGTGTGAGCCATCGGCGTCGGCAGAGAAGATCAGCGTGCGGACTTTGTTGCCCGTCACCAGACCAAGCGGCGCACGCATCCATGCCGAGCTTTCCGGCTTACGGCTTGCCCGCCACCAATCCATGATCGGGAATTTCGCCACATCATCATAAACGGTGTTATCTTGGAAGCCAAGCAGTTCCGTCAGCGAGAGCGCTGTTGAAAGGTCGATGGCAAGCGGGCGTGGGTTGTTGCCCCAGGCGGCGTCCATCGTCATCATCAGTTTGGAAAGTTTCTTGCCGTCGTCAATGCCTTGTTCAAGTTCTTCACGGGTGGCAATCACTGGCATGGCAATTTGCATTTCCAGCGCTTGGTTTTCGTGGTTAACAAAGCCGCGTCCGGCAATATCGGAGAGCGGGATTTGGGAGCGCCCGACCACAGAGGCGTAATCGCCATCGGCAAGTTTCAGCGTATAGCGTTCGGTCAGGTTGTTATAGAGCTTGCTTGGCACGGTGGCAATTGTCTGTGCCGTCAGGATGAAGTGAATACCTGCTGACCGTCCATCACGGGTGATAGCGATTAGGTCTTGGATATTCGGCTCAAAACTTTCCTTGAACTCAGCGAAGTTATCGATGATCGCCAAGATGGAAGGAATCGGCTTTTCGGGATGCTGGACGTTGTAGATATAGATATTGTCGGTGCGGGCTTGGGCAAGGATTGCCTTGCGCTGTTCAAGCTCGTCCGTCATGCGGCGGATGAAGCCCATGACGCGATCATCTTCCGAAGGTTGAATACAAGCGGCAACTTGCGGAAGGTCGGTCAGAATGTCCAACCCCTTCCCGCCAAAGTCAAGCATATAGACGTGGAGTTCACGGGGGGATTGGATCGCCGCCAGCGCCGTTACAACGGTGCGGACGAAAACAGTTTTCCCCCATCCCGACGCCCCAAAGATAATGGCGTGACCGCGTGCTAAATCGACCGTGAGGGCGAATTGTTCGGCGTTGCCCGGGTTATCGACAATACCGACAGTTGCCCGCATCGCCCGCTTTTCCCAGTCCACGCCGTTCCACGATCCTTCGCCTTCTACCCAGTCGATCACAGCGGGGCTGAGCGGAAGGAAGAGACTCGGCTCAACATCGGTAGGCAGCCGCTCTTGGGTGAGCGAAAGCCGCGTGGGAAGCGGATCGGGCCACGGTTTCTTCTGTGGCACAATGTCATCGTTTTCATCAGCGATCTGGTGCATCAGTTCGACAAGCACATCAGAGAGCGCTTTTGCTTCCACCGAGGGTCCGCGATCTTGCTTGTCTTTGCGGCTGCTCTCGCGGTTGAACCAAATCACCGGCGGTTCGGTGTCTACCTGCGGTCCGAGGTAAGGTCCTCCGGCGCGGGCAACCTGCATCAACTCCACATTGTCATTGCCCACCTGCAAGTAGGCACGTCCAGGGATGTTGTTGGGAAGGAAGGCAGCGTCACTGCGTTTGAGCAGTTCGCGGGAGTCTTCCGCCGTCTCCACACGCAGGCACACCCGCCATTTGATGTTCGAGCGCATCTGGTCGGTGATCACACCTGCCGGACGCTGCGTCGCTAGGATCAGCGTGACACCGAGGGCGCGTCCCAAGCGCGTGATGGAGTCGAGGTTGCCCTTGAACTCTGGGTTTTCCTTGATCATCTCGGCAAATTCGTCCACGATGATGAACAAGAAGGGGAACGGCTCACGGCTCACATGGAGGTTACGCTTGCGGTATTCGACAATATGCTTTGCTTTTGTTTCGGCAAGAATGGCGCTGCGGCGGTTCATCTCAGCTTTGGTAGCAACGAACGTCCGCGCCCCTAACGAGCCTTGCAGACTGGTCACCACGTCCACCGCGTGCGGTAGAGGACGGAAGGGGTCAAACGCCGCGCCACCTTTGTAGTCAGCGAGGACGAAGTTGATCACACTGGGGTCATAGCGAAGTGCCAAGCCGACGATCACCGTCAGCAGCATTTCCGATTTCCCCGATCCAGTCGTCCCGGCGACAAGCCCATGAACCCCGTCGGCTTGCGCCTCAAAGATCAACGAGCGGACTTTGTTCCCGCCCAACAAGCCAATGGGGGCGACCATCCATTCGGAGGCTTCGCTCTCCCGACTGCGCCGCCACCACTCAAGGATGGGGAACTTGTTCACATCGTCATAAATGGTTGTGGAGTTTGGCGCTTTTTCTTTCTCAAAGAGCGTCATCAACTCCAAGAGGGAGAGGGCGTTGGCAAGGTCAGCGCCATAGGTGGTGCGAATGACCAATGGCGCAAGTTTACGGGCGTAATCGCTCTCGGCGCGTTTGGCGTCAATGTGATCGGAGTCGCCATCGGCGCGGAGGGTGTTCAAGCCAACCTCTGCGTAGCGGAAGACGGAGCGCCCTTCAACATCATTCACTTCGACAATCGAACGGCATTCGGACGGCACCTGATCCCGCGAGGGGACGATGAAAACAATCGCCGCGCCCAACTGCGGACCCTGTGTCATGAGGATAGAGGCGGCGGCTTCGGTGCTGACCACATTTAGCGGCGCATCTTTTGCTTCGGGGTTCAAGGCGTCTACGATCACAAGGATGAATGGAAGGGTTACATCGCCCGCATTTTCATCACCGAGGCGCTGCTGGCGTCGTTCCAGTTCGCCTTGCAGATCTGCCCACAGACGGCGTGCCTTCCGTTGTTCAAACGCCATCAAATCGCCACGTCCGGCTTCATCGCGGCTGGTGTTGCAGTGGGGCAGCCACCGCGCCCAATCCCAATCCGTTTTACGGTCTTCAGAGCCAATCAGATAGAGCCGCGCATCATTGGGGGAGTGGAAGGCGGTGAAGTGGGTCAGTACGGCGCGGACAAAATCGGAGGTTTTCCCCTTCTCGCCAGCGATACCGAAGGCATAACGCCCCGGTGCTTTCAGCCGTTCGCCCAAGCGGATTGCCTCATCATCTTCGGGCGTTTCCCCGACGCGGGGGCGCAAGGGAATGGCAATCGGCACATCGCGGACAATCATCGAATCCTCGCCCAGTTTAATCGCGTCAAAGACGAGCGGGGAGTCGGCGTTATCGGCTTGCGGCGGTTTTAGGATAAAGGTCGAAGGGATCGAACCAATGCCAACACGGACATGACCAAAATCGTTGTCATAGGGGCGGCGTTCCCAAAGACGGGTATCGGGAGTGCTGCCGTCAACCCCATTCACCAAACGCAGGACAGCTTCAGTATCAAGATAGTTATGCGTATAGAAGGCACGTTGGCGATCATGCATTTCTTGCATTTGTTTGCGCAGTTCGAGCAGGCGGCGGCGATAAATTTCATCGCGTACCCCCTGGAGCTTTCGCGCTTGGAAAAACTGATAAAGGGAGAGACCTGTTGTTGCCCCAACGGACAACACCATAGGCAGCACAAAGAGAAAACTGCTGCCCCCGCGCCCACCGCTAACCATGACATACCCAAAGATGGTAATCATTGGAACAATCATGGTGAGCAGGTTTTGTCCGCCTTGCTCACGCTGCGGTGGGTTTGGAATTTGCACCTCGCCAACCGGAAGTTCCGGTTGAATACGCGGTGGGCGGCTGATATATTTCGGCATATACGGCGCGTCCTTCCAGCCTAGCTTGACACCAGAGACAGTCGGTAGTACCTTCAGGAAAGGTCTGTAGCCTCCTACTATGGATCACTTAGGGGGCTTTGTCAAACGGGGCTTGAAAGGGATCAAGGCGATCACAGAAGGGCAAGGGCATGAAACGTTACGATGTGGACACAACAGCAATCACCCCCATGTTCAATGTATGGGGGCCCAAACGCGATTCCAAACCGGGGCTGATGTCCGTGATCTTCGATCACGGCGAAGCGATTGGCGATATTGAGATTGATCGCCTCCTCTATGTCTACCGCACTGGGGCGCTTTACGAAGCGAAGCGGATGGTTATTGGGAAGGGGCGGGGGGCGGGGCTGACAGAAGAGCGCGTGCTGCTCAAGGTTGCCCATAACGATGCTGGCGATCAATTGAAAAAAGAAGCGACACTGCTTGCTAAATTGCAGCAAGAACGCCAACATCCGATGCTGCCTGTGCTGCTGCCTCCCTATCAATTTTCCGATGGGAAACAACAGCGTGCCTATGGGAAAACAAGTGTTGGCGGGGATACCAAATACTATGTTGTTTATAAACAGGCGGAGGGAACATCCCTTCGGGAGATGTTGATCAAGAATCCCCAGCCATGGTATCAGCACGCCGCATGGATTACTATTCAGCTTGCCGACGCCATTCATTTTATTCATGTCAAAGCGCAAACGTTGGTCATGAATATCAACCCCGATGGGATCATGATCCGCACCGACAAAGATGGTATTCCACGCCCGCTGCTGACCGATTTAGGCACGCTTGCCGACCCAGGCAATATGGATTGGGAAATGGCAAAGCGCTTTATTCACCCATCCTACATCGCCCCCGAACTACTCCTCGGCGTTGCGGGCGCTCCGTTTGGCGCACAGACGGATGTCTATGGCTTGGGAACTTTACTGTATGAAATGTTGATGGGACGCCCAGCGCACCCCTTCAAACTTCGTGAGCCAGAGGATGTGCAAACGTCCGTTTTGAAAGACATGCCGCCGCCCCTAAACCGCACCGATCTTTCCTCTGATCTGCCTGGAATTGTGGGCATGGCGGTAGACAAAGCGCCTGCCCGCCGTTACCCCGACGTGCGCACCTTTGCCAAAGAACTGCGCACAAAATTCGGGGAAGTTCCGGCGGAACGTCCGAAGCGCCGGTTCCCGCGCCGCGTTGTGGCGGTTTTCGTCGCTATTGTCTTCTTCCTGATCGTTTGGACGATGCTCATGGCATTTACCGGCGCAAGTTTAGGATAGTCTAAGATAGGGTAATTCAAAACAGCCAGCCATGACTGACCACAATACCCCCGTTGGGCTTGATTTGGAAAGCTATTTCGCCAAGCTCATGGAGCGCCTTCGGGCGATTTTCCCGTGTGATAGTGGGGGGATCGTCCTCGTTAATCCAGAAACGGGGGAACTTGAACCCTACACCTATTACAACCTTCCAGAGGAAATCAGCTACTTTCCGCTTGGGAAAGGTTTGGTGGGGATCGTCGCCCAAAGTGGGCAGTCTCGCCTAGAAAATGACCTCTCTGACGATCTGCGTCATTCGCCCAATGCCCGTGCTGCCATTACTGCCCCAATCCGGTTGGATCTCGAACGGCTTGGGGTGATCCTTATTGAATCGGAACAAGCCAGTTTTACCGAGCGCGATCTGGTTATCTTAGAAGGGATAGCCGATCAGGTTGCCCTTGCCTGCGACCTTGCCAGCGTGGAAGAAAACCTTGTTCAGCGCGAGGTAGAACTGACCGCCAGCGATGAATCGCTCATGCTGCGCAACGAATTCAGCCATCTTGCCACCTCGGACGAGGCACTTGAACTGCTGCTGCCCAAAATGGCGGAATATCTTGCTAACATCTTGGGCGCGGACGCCTGCGCCATGACCCTTTGGGACGATGTAAAAAACGAGCCGCAGCGCATTGCTGCCTATGGCATTGACAGTGGATTATTCCTCAGCGGGCGCAACCGTCCAAACGATTCACCCTCCCTTACCGAAGTGATGATCACGACGGGGCAAACCTATATTTACAACGAGGCGCAGACCCTTCTTGAGCAGCCCACACCGCTGATTGCTGAATTTGGCGCTCATGATCTCCTCGCTATGCCGCTCATTGCACGGGGAAAGCCCATTGGTGGGGTCTTTTTACTTCATCTCACGGTGGGAAGCCCTCCCTTCACCTTGCACGACGCGGATCAGGTTGCCTCCGCCCTCGATCAGATTGCCATGACCATTGATAATCGCCTATTGTTAGGTGATATGGAGGCGCGGCTTTCGGAGGCTACCGTCCTCCTCCAGAGCGCCCAAATTGCCTCTAGCAGTTTGGCGCTCGATGGAACACTGGATGAAATGCTCCACCTGACCCAAACGACCTTTGGCGTTCGGTTTGGGGCATTTTTGCTTTACAACCGTCGGGAAAATGCCCTCATCTTACATACAGGGCGTGCGTTCGGTATTCCGCGCCACTATGAAGGGATGCGTTTTCCAGCGAACGACCCCACCAGCCAGATTGCCATTGTCTTTAACGCGGGCAGTCCCTACATCAGCAACCGCATTCGGCGTGATGGAACGCCGCCCTTATCACCCTATGCGGAGATGATTGAATCACTAGGATTGCAGAACGTCCTCGCTGTTCCTTTACGGGTGCAAGATGCACCTATGGGTGTTTTCATTATTGCCAATAAAACAGGGGAATTCACCCGTGCTGAGGGGGAACTGCTCATGGCAATGGGCAGCCATGTGGCAGCTATGCTGCGCACGAAAGACCTTTTGGATGATACCCAAGAGCGCCTGAAAGATACCCAAGCCTTGCAGCATGTGGCGGAAATCACCGGCTCCACCCTTGATCTGGACGATATGCTGGAACGTGCCGTGCGTGAGGCTGCCTCTCTGATGGAGGCGGATGGGGCGCTGCTGATGATGCCACAGCGGGAAGGGGGAGACGCCGAAACGCTCATCCCCCATGCCAAATCGTGCTTTGGGATTGCCACTCAAAGCCCGTTCATGCCCCTCCCCTCCGATGTTGAAAGGCGCATGAAACAAGCCTTCCAAACGGGGCGCCCCGATCTCGATAATGAACTTACCCTTGAGGGAAAACGCTACGGGTTTGTCATTTTTCCCCTGAATCGTCGTCAGATGCCTTTAGGGGTTATCGGCTTGATTCGCCAAGATGATACCCCCTTAGATGATGCCCATGTGGACATGATACGCGCCATTGCTACACAAATTGCCACCAGCATGGAAAATACGAAACTCTTTGCCACCGAGCGCAAACGCGCTGACATGACCGCCCTTGTCAACCAGATTAGCCAAGAGCTGAGCGCCACCCTCAGCCTGAGTGAACTCTCTCAAAAAATTGTGAACGCCATTCATACTCGTTTTGGCTACGAAACGGTCAACCTCGTCTTGTTGGACGATATGCTAGGCAAGGCGGTGTGTCGTGCCACTGTTTCCTCTGTCTCTCACGGCGGTATTCCTGAAGGCTTTAGTTTTTCCTTAGCAGAGGGTGTCATTGGGCTGGCAATGGTGAGCAATGAAGTGCAAGTGATTGCCAACCTTGCCGAAGACACGACCCTGCCGCTGCCCGGTCTGCCGACCCCGCAGATGGGTAGTATGTTGGTGCTGCCGCTGCGGTATGGCAACCGCATCCTCGGTGCGCTGGAACTGATGACCGTCCGCATCGATGGGTTTGATGCGATGGACTGCCTTGTCATGGAAAATTTGGCAGGGCAAATCGCCGTGACTATTGAAAACGCACGTC from the Anaerolineales bacterium genome contains:
- a CDS encoding DUF3179 domain-containing protein, with the translated sequence MTTFAASTTAFDPSRAILRPEPPLPLFHIQQTMFLEPLVSQGEILPETSLQVITIDGQPYAFLTRELIMFDVAQFDHPKDPWIVTFCPICNAGACFSSRIGEELFHFALGGIYNAMAIIRDKETGSYWDHIHGRAMYGPSLGKQLPFMGVLRHLIARDALQEFPTIVIARAPLTDEHRATMAESEEFRTAAQPTWSPRLTNTLVHEDNRLPRYDMGLGVWLETPQRVARYYSILTINAADNAVIDTIEGRSLLVYFDLETGIPDAFFTEATSFKWIGEQLHLDNGVIVAEGRVRDKTGKGVRVERPLQLFQRWYGFAAMFPNCTIYSKNQ
- a CDS encoding protein kinase, with the translated sequence MKRYDVDTTAITPMFNVWGPKRDSKPGLMSVIFDHGEAIGDIEIDRLLYVYRTGALYEAKRMVIGKGRGAGLTEERVLLKVAHNDAGDQLKKEATLLAKLQQERQHPMLPVLLPPYQFSDGKQQRAYGKTSVGGDTKYYVVYKQAEGTSLREMLIKNPQPWYQHAAWITIQLADAIHFIHVKAQTLVMNINPDGIMIRTDKDGIPRPLLTDLGTLADPGNMDWEMAKRFIHPSYIAPELLLGVAGAPFGAQTDVYGLGTLLYEMLMGRPAHPFKLREPEDVQTSVLKDMPPPLNRTDLSSDLPGIVGMAVDKAPARRYPDVRTFAKELRTKFGEVPAERPKRRFPRRVVAVFVAIVFFLIVWTMLMAFTGASLG
- a CDS encoding GAF domain-containing protein, which gives rise to MTDHNTPVGLDLESYFAKLMERLRAIFPCDSGGIVLVNPETGELEPYTYYNLPEEISYFPLGKGLVGIVAQSGQSRLENDLSDDLRHSPNARAAITAPIRLDLERLGVILIESEQASFTERDLVILEGIADQVALACDLASVEENLVQREVELTASDESLMLRNEFSHLATSDEALELLLPKMAEYLANILGADACAMTLWDDVKNEPQRIAAYGIDSGLFLSGRNRPNDSPSLTEVMITTGQTYIYNEAQTLLEQPTPLIAEFGAHDLLAMPLIARGKPIGGVFLLHLTVGSPPFTLHDADQVASALDQIAMTIDNRLLLGDMEARLSEATVLLQSAQIASSSLALDGTLDEMLHLTQTTFGVRFGAFLLYNRRENALILHTGRAFGIPRHYEGMRFPANDPTSQIAIVFNAGSPYISNRIRRDGTPPLSPYAEMIESLGLQNVLAVPLRVQDAPMGVFIIANKTGEFTRAEGELLMAMGSHVAAMLRTKDLLDDTQERLKDTQALQHVAEITGSTLDLDDMLERAVREAASLMEADGALLMMPQREGGDAETLIPHAKSCFGIATQSPFMPLPSDVERRMKQAFQTGRPDLDNELTLEGKRYGFVIFPLNRRQMPLGVIGLIRQDDTPLDDAHVDMIRAIATQIATSMENTKLFATERKRADMTALVNQISQELSATLSLSELSQKIVNAIHTRFGYETVNLVLLDDMLGKAVCRATVSSVSHGGIPEGFSFSLAEGVIGLAMVSNEVQVIANLAEDTTLPLPGLPTPQMGSMLVLPLRYGNRILGALELMTVRIDGFDAMDCLVMENLAGQIAVTIENARLWDQVRRRLLEQSIVHQIGQDLTSILKYHDLVTAVVRHMSRALDTAVALLIVRDEDDQDTIAAEYRLSGAHSGNLPSMVGRAVRDLHPEVAQSVNQSVESRRWLITTRADAPSEVAADFAAGDIFARLIVPMFLGERVIGAVVWLETRESRMFSDEDVRLAQTLATQAAIALDNALLVEAMAARNVELSKANKLKSEFLASISHELRTPMNAINGYSEMLLRGIYGDMSHKQVDRVERILRNGRSLLALIDDLLDLSKIDAGKMELRLEALKLHDEVGAIMYNLESQAAAKGLRLTMEAPEDLPTAKADPIRLRQVITNLLSNALKFTKTGGVSVVLSLHPNEGSGDLLWVAVTDTGIGIRPEDHAIIFDEFRQADQSTTREFGGTGLGLAISRKLVQIMGGEIWLESEVGKGSTFTFSIPVG